The Sebastes fasciatus isolate fSebFas1 chromosome 13, fSebFas1.pri, whole genome shotgun sequence genome includes a region encoding these proteins:
- the LOC141780669 gene encoding 3 beta-hydroxysteroid dehydrogenase type 7-like yields MEVIGPNVDGDDFIRGNKDTPYKVKHTMAYPKSKAKAEKIVLEANGTKVKAGKCLYTCSLRPTGIYGEGHQLIKDFYKLAVKRGGLVVGGSQKTLNMDGSMQVKLLFL; encoded by the exons ATGGAGGTGATCGGCCCCAACGTCGACGGAGACGACTTCATCAG GGGTAACAAAGACACACCTTACAAAGTGAAACACACTATGGCCTATCCCAAGAGCAAGGCAAAGGCCGAGAAAATCGTGTTGGAAGCTAACGGCACCAAG GTGAAAGCTGGAAAGTGTTTATACACGTGTTCTCTGAGGCCGACGGGGATCTACGGCGAGGGCCACCAGCTAATTAAAGACTTCTACAAGTTGGCTGTAAAAAGAGGAGGCTTGGTCGTCGGGGGGTCCCAGAAGACTCTGAACATGGACGGGTCTAtgcaggtaaaattactgtttttgtga